Proteins from one Ricinus communis isolate WT05 ecotype wild-type chromosome 9, ASM1957865v1, whole genome shotgun sequence genomic window:
- the LOC8280721 gene encoding gibberellin 2-beta-dioxygenase 8, whose product MDSDPPFEEYYEVLFKGSLVRAVKINDAEECELPVIDMSSLNSEQVERQNCIEKMGEAAREWGFFQVVNHGIPREVLESMLHEQRKLFYEPFTNKCKENFLNLSANSYFWGNPKATCLRQFSWSEAFHIPVTDISRMDGSRSLRPAIEAFVNAATTLAQSLAEILAENIGVKTSFFKENCTASSSYVRMNRYPPCPVSSQVYGLLPHADSDFLTILYQDQNKGLQLLKDGSWVGVRPNPEALVINIGDFFQAFSNSIYKSIEHRVVVPQEVERFSMAYFYCPSYEAIVESHIKPAKYRNFSFREYKQQIQKDVETTGDKIGLSRFVL is encoded by the exons ATGGATTCTGATCCCCCATTTGAAGAATATTATGAGGTCCTTTTCAAAGGCTCGCTTGTAAGAgcagtaaaaataaatgatgctGAAGAATGTGAGCTACCTGTTATTGACATGAGTTCTTTAAATTCTGAACAAGTGGAGAGACAAAACTGCATAGAAAAGATGGGTGAAGCAGCAAGGGAATGGGGTTTCTTTCAAGTTGTGAATCATGGGATCCCACGAGAGGTTTTGGAAAGTATGCTGCATGAACAAAGGAAGCTGTTCTATGAACCCTTTACCAATAAGTGTAAAGAAAATTTCTTGAATTTATCTGCTAACAGTTATTTCTGGGGCAACCCTAAAGCTACATGTTTGAGGCAATTTTCTTGGTCAGAAGCTTTTCATATACCTGTTACAGATATTTCAAGAATGGATGGAAGCAGGAGTCTCAG GCCCGCCATTGAAGCATTTGTCAATGCAGCAACTACTTTAGCTCAAAGCTTAGCTGAGATTTTAGCAGAGAATATAGGTGTCAAAACCagtttctttaaagaaaattgtACGGCAAGTTCTAGTTATGTAAGGATGAACAGATATCCTCCATGTCCAGTTTCTTCTCAAGTCTACGGATTGTTGCCTCACGCCGACAGTGATTTTCTAACAATATTGTACCAAGACCAAAATAAAGGATTGCAATTGTTGAAAGATGGAAGTTGGGTTGGTGTTAGACCTAATCCTGAAGCTTTAGTAATCAACATTGGCGACTTCTTCCAG GCATTTAGCAATAGCATATACAAAAGCATTGAACATAGAGTGGTTGTCCCTCAAGAAGTTGAGAGGTTTTCTATGGCATATTTCTACTGCCCATCGTACGAAGCCATAGTAGAAAGCCATATCAAGCCAGCAAAATATAGAAACTTCAGTTTCAGAGAGTATAAGCAGCAAATACAGAAAGATGTTGAAACTACTGGTGATAAAATTGGTCTGTCAAGATTTGTTCTATGA